In Allomuricauda ruestringensis DSM 13258, the following proteins share a genomic window:
- a CDS encoding zinc-dependent metalloprotease, translating into MKSIVLLCLIFLVLTSHANDSPKKSVQQHTVVATSGNQSFLSSFIKGGQLYLDIPDHLLDKSILFTCYGRMRRSYMQVAWSKHYGKIVLKRQAISSTSGIILPPSNGLVQMDNILAIFPIETADDTPGHHRVNITDFILRQDIEWPQKMGVSLQNTVPKLSLLLGAKDMDNEVLIKTQRGMIKNKSKVSVPIFFGFGALGPPMESRSFDFRMGFYADEKMEVRFGLKNGAANIARWRLEKKYPDQEISVPIKPITFLISPEVPKKWRPYLKAGIEEWLPAFESAGFKDALVVKEVDSLDQWQAHSIHSNVVYWNQRKYFRGSEYEDYGGTLGHIIDLRTGEILRGDIFMGASERTVCEKYFVRAAPLDKRAQRFPFPDALTGRLFQVIAAHEAGHVFGIMDANFGEYHYPWNKMNDSLWLRIMGHTPSIMNYTRTNNIPQPEDSVPPTLLLQKVGPTDRYNIQWAYTEFPADMSAEDKRDALERMVRWQDSVPWYRFNINQMEVVGPNASDEVVETNDPVKSTKLALKNVKRVIGLIPEVSSGQNEDGRMERLYDKSIQLWNNHMLHVLTLVGGYDIHYKALGQPGDQFIPIPWEDQMEALDFLLENALEAPEWLTEPPFLERTGYSTFPDHVMHYQQKLVLDMLTARRIKRMENLEKIPDQEGLVNAYIERLQDGLFKELKEDFGHVDRRRQEVQMTYIDYLGMVFKQKETVMDIQSRFFVHSDYSKGIMMQHLLDLKKEIENRLKRNKESATSAYWQLCLKKVNSVL; encoded by the coding sequence ATGAAAAGTATTGTTCTTTTATGTCTTATTTTTCTGGTTCTCACCAGTCATGCCAATGACTCCCCAAAAAAGAGTGTACAACAGCATACCGTGGTTGCAACCTCTGGTAATCAATCTTTTTTGAGCTCCTTTATTAAAGGGGGTCAGCTCTATCTGGACATTCCAGATCATCTATTGGACAAATCCATATTGTTTACTTGTTACGGGCGTATGAGGCGTAGTTACATGCAGGTGGCCTGGTCAAAACACTATGGTAAGATTGTATTAAAGCGTCAGGCGATCAGCTCGACCTCTGGCATTATCTTGCCCCCAAGTAATGGCCTTGTTCAAATGGACAATATCCTCGCCATATTTCCCATTGAGACAGCAGATGATACGCCCGGTCATCACCGGGTCAATATCACGGACTTTATTTTAAGGCAGGATATCGAATGGCCCCAAAAGATGGGGGTTTCCTTGCAAAATACGGTTCCGAAATTATCCCTGTTGCTTGGAGCAAAGGACATGGATAACGAAGTACTGATCAAAACCCAAAGGGGTATGATAAAAAACAAATCCAAGGTTTCCGTTCCCATATTCTTCGGCTTCGGTGCCCTGGGACCGCCTATGGAGTCAAGAAGTTTCGACTTTCGCATGGGCTTCTATGCCGATGAAAAGATGGAGGTCAGATTTGGCTTGAAGAACGGAGCGGCCAATATTGCCCGATGGCGTTTGGAAAAGAAATATCCAGATCAGGAAATCAGTGTTCCGATAAAGCCCATCACCTTTTTAATCTCCCCCGAAGTGCCCAAGAAATGGCGGCCCTATCTCAAGGCGGGTATCGAGGAGTGGTTACCGGCATTCGAATCGGCAGGTTTCAAGGACGCTCTTGTGGTCAAGGAAGTGGACAGTCTGGATCAATGGCAGGCCCATAGCATCCATTCCAATGTGGTGTACTGGAACCAAAGGAAATATTTTAGGGGTTCGGAATATGAGGACTATGGAGGTACCCTGGGCCATATCATCGATCTAAGGACCGGGGAGATCCTACGGGGCGATATCTTTATGGGGGCTTCGGAACGTACTGTTTGTGAAAAATACTTTGTAAGGGCGGCTCCCCTGGACAAAAGAGCGCAGCGGTTTCCCTTTCCCGATGCACTGACCGGGAGATTGTTCCAGGTCATAGCAGCCCATGAAGCTGGACATGTGTTCGGCATCATGGATGCCAATTTTGGGGAATACCATTACCCTTGGAACAAAATGAACGATAGCCTATGGCTGCGAATCATGGGCCATACACCTAGTATCATGAACTATACAAGGACCAACAATATTCCCCAGCCGGAGGACAGCGTTCCCCCAACCCTCTTGCTCCAAAAGGTTGGGCCCACGGATAGGTACAACATCCAATGGGCGTATACGGAATTTCCAGCGGACATGTCCGCAGAAGATAAAAGGGATGCTTTGGAACGTATGGTCCGATGGCAGGATTCCGTTCCTTGGTATAGGTTCAACATCAACCAAATGGAAGTGGTCGGACCCAATGCATCGGATGAAGTGGTGGAGACCAATGATCCCGTAAAAAGTACCAAACTGGCCCTTAAAAATGTGAAACGTGTCATAGGCCTAATACCCGAAGTTTCTTCTGGTCAAAACGAAGATGGGCGTATGGAACGGCTATATGATAAATCCATTCAGCTTTGGAACAACCATATGCTACATGTCTTGACCCTTGTCGGGGGGTACGACATACATTATAAAGCCTTGGGCCAACCTGGCGACCAGTTTATTCCCATACCATGGGAAGACCAAATGGAAGCTCTTGATTTCCTGCTGGAGAACGCCTTGGAGGCTCCAGAATGGTTGACCGAACCGCCTTTCTTGGAAAGGACCGGATACTCCACCTTCCCCGACCATGTTATGCACTATCAACAGAAATTGGTTTTGGACATGCTTACGGCACGAAGAATTAAACGTATGGAAAACCTGGAAAAAATACCGGATCAAGAAGGTCTGGTCAATGCTTACATAGAAAGGTTACAAGATGGATTGTTCAAAGAGTTGAAGGAGGATTTTGGTCATGTTGACCGAAGGAGACAGGAAGTTCAAATGACTTATATCGACTATTTGGGAATGGTCTTCAAGCAGAAAGAAACGGTTATGGATATCCAGTCCCGGTTCTTTGTACATTCCGATTACTCCAAGGGAATCATGATGCAGCACCTTTTGGATTTGAAAAAGGAAATAGAAAACAGACTCAAAAGAAACAAGGAATCAGCGACTTCTGCCTATTGGCAATTATGTCTCAAAAAAGTCAATTCAGTTTTGTAG
- a CDS encoding DUF6520 family protein, whose product MKNNLLKIVLPAFAILLAVGLAFATEDKVVVMDAYYNIPGTENWEQTTVEDACYDGGSNACLHLGQQLYSAPRFDSTELSKP is encoded by the coding sequence ATGAAAAATAATCTTTTAAAAATCGTTTTACCGGCCTTCGCCATTTTGTTGGCGGTCGGCCTGGCATTTGCCACTGAAGATAAAGTTGTGGTAATGGATGCCTATTACAACATCCCGGGGACCGAAAACTGGGAACAAACCACAGTGGAGGATGCCTGCTATGATGGAGGAAGTAATGCCTGTCTGCATTTGGGACAGCAATTGTATTCTGCTCCTCGATTTGATAGCACGGAATTGAGCAAACCTTAA